The Amycolatopsis nigrescens CSC17Ta-90 genomic interval GAGAGCTCCGCGGAATGTCCGCTGGTGGTGGTCGGCGCGGCGCCCTACGCGGACGAGTACACGGCCAGGATCAAGCGGCTGGCTTCCGCGCACGAAGGGGTCCGGCTGCTCGGGTCGGTGTGGAACCAGGAACGGCTCGACCAGCTCTACGGCAACGCGCTCACCTACGTGCACGGCCACTCGGTCGGCGGCACCAACCCGTCCCTGCTGCGGGCGATGGGCGCCGCCGCGCCGACCTCGGCCTTCGACGTGAACTTCAACCGCGAGGTGCTCGGCGAGTTCGGCCGCTACTTCGGCGGCCCCGGAGACCTGGCGGCCCTGTTCGACGAGGCCGAAGCCCGGCCGGAGGAGACCCGGCTGCGGGGCTACGCACAGCTCGCTTCGCTCGACCGTTACGAATGGGACGCGGTCGCCGACTCCTACGAAGAGCTTGCGACCAGGACGGCCACCACCCGGAGACCGGCCAGGCGCCTCGCGCCGCTCCGGGGGTGGTGCCAGGCTCACGCGCTGACCACGTCCCCCGCTCGAAATCTCCGTCCCCCTCCCCGAAATCCCCACCGACAGAAGGAATTTTCATGTCTCGTGCCCGAAGGCGCGTTTCCGCCGCGACCGCGGTGCTGGCGGCCGCTTCGCTGACCGTCGTGCCGCTCTCGCCCGCCGCGCTGGCCGTGCCCGCGCTGGCCGCGGCACCGGCGCCGCAGGATCTGCCGACCACGATGACGGCCGGCGCGCTGCCGACCCCGCAGACCGATGGCATCGTGCTGTCCGTCGCCATCGTCGGCAACACGGTCTACGCGGGCGGCAAGTTCACCAAGGCACGCCCTGCCGGCGTCGCCGCCGGCGGTGCGGGCGAGGTGACCAGGAACAACCTGATGGCCTTCGACCTCACCACCGGCGAGCTGCTGCCCTGGGCCCCGGTGGTCACCGGCACGCCGTACAGCGGCAGCGATCCCGGCCCGTACTGCAAGGCATCCGGCAGCCAGTGGGTGTGCGACACGGTCTTCCGGATCAAGGCGTCGCCGGACGGCAAGAAGATCTACGCCGGTGGCGACTTCACCAAGATCGACGGCAAGTGGCGCACCAGGGTCGCCCGTTTCGACACCGCCACCGGCGCGCTCGACAGCGACTTCGCGCCGAGCCTGAACAGCCGGGTGCGCGCCATCTCGGTGACTGCCGACGCGGTGTACCTCGGCGGCGGATTCACCACCGTCAACGGCAGCACCCGCACCAGGCTGGCCGCGCTGGACGCCGCCGGCGCGCTCACGCCGTGGGCGCCGACCGCGGACCGCGAGGTCTTCGCGCTGCTGGCCGCCCCGGCACAGGGCCGGGTGGTCGTCGGCGGCGCCTTCGACCGGATCAACGGCGACACCCGGCCGTCGCTGACCGCGGTCGAGCTGGCCACCGGCGCGAACGCGCCTTGGCAGGTGCGGACCCCCGGCAGCGAGACGGTCACCGACATCGCCGGCGACGGCAAGGGCGCGGCCTACTTCGGTGCCTACGATTACGCGGGTGGGGACGTCCGGTTCGAGGGCAGGGGATCCGCCGACATCGCCACCGGCGCCACCCGCTGGTTCGACGGCTGCTACGGGGACACCCAGGCGGTGACCGTGTCCAACGGGGTGGTCTACGCGGCCTCGCACACGCACGACTGCTCGGCGATCGGGGCCGCCCCGGACAACGGCCCGATCGACTACTACCGGCTCACCGCGGAGACCGCGGACGCGGTCCGCAGCGCGCCGGCGACGGTGAACACGGTCCGCCGCGGCGACCCGATCCCGGAGCTGCTGACCTGGTTCCCGAACACCAACGGCGGACCGGCGGACAGCTCCTTCAAGAACGGCCCGTGGGCGATCGACGCGAACAGCCAGTACGTCGTGGTCGGCGGGGAGTTCACCGTGGTCAACGGGAAGCCGCAGCAGAGCCTGACCAGGTTCGCCGCCCGCGGGGTGCCGGGCGCGGTGCACAACGGCCCGCAGGTGCCGTTCCGCGCGCCGACCGTGTCGCGCGAGTTCGGCGTCACCGGCAGCCCGGTTATCAAGTGGACCGGTACCTGGGACGCGCAGAACCCCGAGCTCCGCTACGAGGTGATGCGGCTGGGCACGGCGGAACCGATCTACACCGAGACCAAGGCGTCGCGGCCGTGGAGCGTGCCGTCGTTCAGCTACGTCGACCGCGGCGCGACTTCGGGCACGTACTGGATTCGCGCGGTGGACGCTGACGGCGCGTCGATCGGTTCGCCGCAGGCCGGGATCTGAGCGCGGCGTGCGCGTTCCGGCATCCTGCCCGGCCTGTACCGGGCGTCTCGAGCCGTGGCTCAGCCTGCCCTCCGGTGAGCCCGCGGACCCTCGCCGCTATCCGTTGCTGCGCTGTGAAAGCTGCGCCGGTTCGGTGACCGGTGGCGAGCCGCCGGGGGAGGAGGCGTACGAGTCCGGCACCTACACCGCGCAGGCGCCGCGCGGCGCGAAGCTGGTGCGCGCCTTCCAGCGGCTGGTGGACGCGCAGCCGGTGGGCCTGCTGCGCCGGGCCGGGCTCGGCGAGGGCGCGCGGGTGCTGGACGTGGGTGCCGGCCCCGGCAGGCTGGTCGCGTCGCTGCGCCAGGCCGGCCTGGACGCGAGCGGGATCGAGCCGTCGGCGCGCAGCGCGGGCCGGGCGCGGGCGGCCGGGCTGCCGGTGGCCAAGGCGTCCATCGCGGAGCATCGGGACAAGGAGCTGGACGGCGCGGTGCTGTGGCACGTGCTCGAGCACCTCGACGACCCGCTGGACTCGCTGCGCGCCGTGGCGGGCTGGCTGCGGCCGGGTGGCGTGCTGCTGGTCGGGGTGCCCAACCCGGCTTCGCTGCAGGCCAGGATCGCGGGCACGGACTGGTTCCACTGGGATGTGCCGCGGCACCGGCTGCACCTGACTCCCGGCGGGCTGGCGGAACTGCTCGGCCGGGCCGGTTTCCGGCTGGAGCGTACGAGCCATTTCGTGCTGGAGCACAACCCGTTCTCCATGTGGATGGCCTTGCTGTCCCGGCTCGGGCTGCCGCCGGCCTACGTTTTCCAGCTGCTCAAGCGGAATGTGCCGGTGAAGGCGAGCGAGCTGGCGTTGCTCGGGCTGGCAGGTCCGCCGCTGCTGCCGGTCGCGATGGCGCTCGAATCCGCCGCGGCGGCGGCCCGCGGCGGCGGCACCGTCGCCGCGATCGCCCGGTTGACCTAGTTTCCGCAGGTCAGCGGTCGTGAGTGAAAAGTGTTGCCAGGGCAACACTTTTCACTCACGACGTCGGTAGGGCGCCGATGTCTACTTTGGAGCTGGCGCCGATGGCTGCTCGTACGTCGGCGGGGAGGGGACGGCCCGCGGCGACGCCGGGTGCGCCGGGCTTGAGGGTGTAATCGCCGCCGCCGGGGTTCCGGAACGGCGAGGTGCCCGCCGGTACCTCGATGCCGTGCTGCTCCTGCCCGGTGCCTGCGCGGAGTTCTCCCAGTGAAGCGAACTTCCGCGTCTTCCCGGCGCCGGACGACCAGGCGAGCGGGCCCTCGGCCAGGTATGCGTTCGCGTCGCTGAGCGCGATCATCGGCGGATTGCCGGCGGGGTCGTCCTTGTAGTCGCCCGCCTCGGTGACCGGCTGCCCGCCCGGCTGGGCGAAGTAGTTGTTCACCAGCTCGGTCCCCGCGGTGACCCAGGTCAGCCGGTTCTCCTCGCTGAAGGAGTCGAACGACGGGTCGCGCTCGTCGTTGTAGACGCCGAGGCTGAGCTTGTTCGCGGAGAACGTGTTGTTGTACACCCGGACGCCGTCCGAGCTGGAGATCTTCAGCCCGCGCTGGCCGTTGCCCACCATCAGGTTGGACGCCACCAGCGCGCGCGAGGAGACCTCGTAGTACAGCCCGTTCACCGAGTTCCCCTCGGCCACGTTGCGGATCACCGTGGCGTCGATGCAGCCGAGGTCGCACCACCAGCCGGTGGCCAGGTTGCCCGCGAACACGTTGTCCGCGACGAAGAGGTGCCGGCTTCGGGTGATCTTTGCGCCGGCCGAGCCGATCGCCTCGCCGCTGAGCGAGAACCGCTCGGCGTTGTTGGCGGAGAACGTGTTGTGCTCCAGCCTGAGCCCGTCGGCCCGGTTCGCGCTGAGCCCGGCGAGCCCGTTGCCGGTCAGCGTGCTGCCGCGCACCGACGCGCCGGGCTGGTATACCGCCAGCCCGGTGGACGCCGACCTGGCGAAGACGGTGTTCTCGACCACGACGCCGGGCGCGTTCACCACCACCATCGCCCCGCGCACCCCGTAGTTCTGGTTGCTGCCGTACTCCGCGACCCCGATGCCGCGCAGCACGCTGCCGGCCGCGCCCTCCTTGTCGAACTGCAGGAAGCGGTCCAGCGCGGTCGCCTCCACGGTCCGGCCGCCGGGGTCGTCGCCGATCACCAGCGCCTTGCCCGGCACGTCCACGAAGAAGGTGCCGGGCCGGACGTCGTCCTCGCTGCCGACCTGCCGCAGCGGCACCCCGTCGAGGAAGGCCATGTCCGGCTGGCCCGCCAGCGGATGCGCCGGGTCGATGATCTCCGGCAGGAAGCAGTTCCGGCACAACTGCGGATCCCAGCCGTCGTGCCGCCAGCGCGCACCGTCGCGGGTCCAGCCGGTGACCACCAGGCTGCCCTTGGCCCAGACCTGTTCGCCGGGATACGGCTGGATGGTGACCCGCTTGCGGACCATGCCCACGGTCTCCCGGTAGGTGCCGGCCCGGACGACGATGGTGGCGCCGCCGGGTGCGCGCTGGACCGCGGCGGTGATGCTGTGCAGGGGTGCCTTTTCGGTGCCGGCCGCCGAGTCGTTCCCGTTCTCCGCGACGAACAGGCTGTCCGCCGGCACCGGATAGCCGGTACCGGGCGGTGCGGGCGGCGGCCCGGCGGCCACCTCCGGAGCGGCCCCTGGAGCGGCGTTGTCGTGCTCGGCACCGCCGCTGTCCACCAGGCCCAGCACCAGCAGGCAGGCGAAGAACACGGCCAGCACGCCGTAACCGAGACCTCGGTGGCCACCGGGGCGCGGGCGGGGTCTGTCGGCGGGCATGGACGTTCTTCCTGGCCGGATCTTCAGGACGGCACCGAGATCAGCTTGCGCAGCGCCGTGCTGGAGGTGTGGATCGTGTACGGGAAGTAGACGACCCGCGCGCCCACCTCGGCGAGCTTGTGCTCGAGCCTGGCAGCACGCTCGGTGCCGCGCCAGTCGTCACCCTTGAACAGCACGTCGTAGTTGAGATTCGGCCACATTTCGAACTTGTCCAGATGCGGGTCCGGTACGGCCTCGTGCACGAAACGCAGGTTTCGCACGATCTCGATGCGCTCTTCGAGCGGGACGATCGGCAGCTTGCCCTTCGCCTTGAACACCACGTCG includes:
- a CDS encoding class I SAM-dependent methyltransferase yields the protein MRVPASCPACTGRLEPWLSLPSGEPADPRRYPLLRCESCAGSVTGGEPPGEEAYESGTYTAQAPRGAKLVRAFQRLVDAQPVGLLRRAGLGEGARVLDVGAGPGRLVASLRQAGLDASGIEPSARSAGRARAAGLPVAKASIAEHRDKELDGAVLWHVLEHLDDPLDSLRAVAGWLRPGGVLLVGVPNPASLQARIAGTDWFHWDVPRHRLHLTPGGLAELLGRAGFRLERTSHFVLEHNPFSMWMALLSRLGLPPAYVFQLLKRNVPVKASELALLGLAGPPLLPVAMALESAAAAARGGGTVAAIARLT
- a CDS encoding adenylyltransferase/cytidyltransferase family protein: MPVIGYAPGAYDMFHIGHLNILKRASQECDWLVAGVVTDDVVFKAKGKLPIVPLEERIEIVRNLRFVHEAVPDPHLDKFEMWPNLNYDVLFKGDDWRGTERAARLEHKLAEVGARVVYFPYTIHTSSTALRKLISVPS
- a CDS encoding delta-60 repeat domain-containing protein, which gives rise to MSRARRRVSAATAVLAAASLTVVPLSPAALAVPALAAAPAPQDLPTTMTAGALPTPQTDGIVLSVAIVGNTVYAGGKFTKARPAGVAAGGAGEVTRNNLMAFDLTTGELLPWAPVVTGTPYSGSDPGPYCKASGSQWVCDTVFRIKASPDGKKIYAGGDFTKIDGKWRTRVARFDTATGALDSDFAPSLNSRVRAISVTADAVYLGGGFTTVNGSTRTRLAALDAAGALTPWAPTADREVFALLAAPAQGRVVVGGAFDRINGDTRPSLTAVELATGANAPWQVRTPGSETVTDIAGDGKGAAYFGAYDYAGGDVRFEGRGSADIATGATRWFDGCYGDTQAVTVSNGVVYAASHTHDCSAIGAAPDNGPIDYYRLTAETADAVRSAPATVNTVRRGDPIPELLTWFPNTNGGPADSSFKNGPWAIDANSQYVVVGGEFTVVNGKPQQSLTRFAARGVPGAVHNGPQVPFRAPTVSREFGVTGSPVIKWTGTWDAQNPELRYEVMRLGTAEPIYTETKASRPWSVPSFSYVDRGATSGTYWIRAVDADGASIGSPQAGI
- a CDS encoding right-handed parallel beta-helix repeat-containing protein, whose amino-acid sequence is MPADRPRPRPGGHRGLGYGVLAVFFACLLVLGLVDSGGAEHDNAAPGAAPEVAAGPPPAPPGTGYPVPADSLFVAENGNDSAAGTEKAPLHSITAAVQRAPGGATIVVRAGTYRETVGMVRKRVTIQPYPGEQVWAKGSLVVTGWTRDGARWRHDGWDPQLCRNCFLPEIIDPAHPLAGQPDMAFLDGVPLRQVGSEDDVRPGTFFVDVPGKALVIGDDPGGRTVEATALDRFLQFDKEGAAGSVLRGIGVAEYGSNQNYGVRGAMVVVNAPGVVVENTVFARSASTGLAVYQPGASVRGSTLTGNGLAGLSANRADGLRLEHNTFSANNAERFSLSGEAIGSAGAKITRSRHLFVADNVFAGNLATGWWCDLGCIDATVIRNVAEGNSVNGLYYEVSSRALVASNLMVGNGQRGLKISSSDGVRVYNNTFSANKLSLGVYNDERDPSFDSFSEENRLTWVTAGTELVNNYFAQPGGQPVTEAGDYKDDPAGNPPMIALSDANAYLAEGPLAWSSGAGKTRKFASLGELRAGTGQEQHGIEVPAGTSPFRNPGGGDYTLKPGAPGVAAGRPLPADVRAAIGASSKVDIGALPTS